TTTCCAGCGAATCGCCGACGCGGCCCGCCGATCCCGGTGCGCCCAAGTGCGCGCCGGCACAGAACGCGCGACCCCGGCCCGTCACCACGATCACCTTGACCGTTGGATCGTCTTCGGCGCGATCTACCGCCGCATAAAACGGGCCGGCCATGTCGGGACCCCACGCGTTGAGCCGGTCCGGACGATTGAGCGTGACGATCGCGACGCCAGTCGGGGTGGCCTCATAGAGCACCGCGTCTTCGGCGTCTGCTGCGCTCATGAGTGACTCCTCGCGGGATACAGGCGGATTGTTCACCCATACCGTATACCTTTCGATATCTGTCGGCGTTGGGTTCCGCGAGTGGCGGCAGGAGCCCGAAGTCGCTGCGAACAGCGTGTGTGCCGGGCTAGCGGGACACTCGGCGGCCAGTGACGAGCTTGACGATCGCCAGCAGGATGACGGCTCCCAGCAGACAGGTGAGGAATGAGAACAGCAGACCGCCGCCGGCGACGTTCACTCCGAAGCCGCGCAGCAGAAAGCCGCCCAGCAGCCCTCCCACGACACCGACCACGATGTTGAGGACGAGACCCATCTGCCCATCGGTTTTCATGATCTTGCTGCCGATCCAGCCGGCCAGGCCGCCGATGACGATCCACCCGATAACGCCGAGAGTGAGCATTTTTCAGTCCTTTCGATCGCGACGATTGTCGTCGCCTTGATCCGCACGGGTATGCCCGCCTTTCCGGGGCGGTAATCCAGAGCGGTAGTCCGGGGTTTGGCAGACGACGGACGGGGTTACCGATTAGCAGAAACTCGCCTACGGGAGGACTTCATGACCACGACGAAAGCAGTCGCTCATCGCGTCGGGCAGGCGCGCGGGTTGGCGGTACGCGCCCAACTTGCGTGGATGCTCACTCAGCTCGCCTTCTGGCTGTCATTGATCGGTGGGGTCGTCGCGGTAGCGCTGTGGGCCCGCCGCCGACTCACCGCCGGCGCACAGACGGCGGCCGCCTCGACGACACCGTCGGCACCGCCGGATGACGTCGTGATGAGCGACACATCGCCAACTCGTTTGCACTGACCCTCCAACCGGGAAAAAGACCGGCAGCGTCAACAAACGAAAAGGAGAGCGCAATGGCGAACGAGAACAGCGGTCCGGCCGAGGCCATCAAGGGTGTCGTCGAGGACGTCAAGGGCAAGGCCAAAGAGGTCGTCGGCACGGTGACCGGCCGCAACGACCTGGTCGACGAGGGCAAGGCCCAGCAGGACAAGGCCGAGGCCCAGCGTGACGCCGCCAAGTACGAGGCTCAGGCCGAGGCCGCCCGTGGCGAGGCCAAGGTCCAAGAGGCGCGCCAAGAGGCACACCAGTAAGTAGACGAGGCGCATGCGGGAGGCCCGGTCATCTGACCGGGCCTTCAGCATGAAACGAACTGTGGCGCAGGATGGTTGGAGCTACTCGAGCAGTCCAAGCCGACGGTACGCAGCCTCGATCCGCGATTTGGCCTCGGCCGGCAACTGCGCCTGCGGTGGCCGCGAATGCGGATACGATCCGATCGGCAGCCCCAGCAGCGACGCCGCGTATTTGAATGCACCGCCCCAGTGCGTGAAGTAGTCGGGCCGCCCGGGATAACAGGTCCACCACGAGCCGAGGTCCAGATCGAACTGGTCCAGGCCCGACTCCCGGCCATAGTCCATCGCCTCGAGCAATTTGTCTGCCATCACGAGATCCCAGTACTCGGAAAACAACCGGCGCTGCGGCGTTTCGAAGAGGTAGCCGGCGGTGCCCAATTGCGCCGGACAGACGATGCCGGCGCGCAGCCAGCCGGCCCGGTAGACCGTGCGGTCGCACTCCCAGAGCACCAGGCCGGGCGCCAGTTCGTGCAGGCGCCGACTGCTCTCCGGCCGGAAGGCGCCCTCCTTGGTGGCGCACACCGCCGGCACCTCGTTATAGATCCGCGCGCTTTCGGCCGCGGTCAGCACGTATCCCGACGACGGGGAATTGAACATGCCCAACGCGATATCCGTTCGGGCAGCGATGTAGGAGAAGAAGCGCAGCACCCCTTCGCCACCGTGCGCTTCCATCATCGGCGTCTGAATGTAAGCGATGTCGGCGCCCGCCTGCTGGGCGTGCAGCGTCAGTTCCAGACAATCCTTGGCACTCATGGCGGCGGTGCACGCCTGGATCACCACGTCGGGATTCGCCCGACGGCCCTCCTCGATCGCCACTTCCAGCAAGCGCATTCGTTCATCGATGGTCAGAGCCCAGAATTCGGCGAGCCCGCTGGTGCACCACAACATCGGGTGCCCCAGATCGCCGGCGCAGTACCGCACCAGCGTGCGGTAAGCGTCCCAGTCGATATCGTCGCCGTCGGTGCCACAGAACGGCGTATACAGGGAGTCGCCGATGCCCCGCAAAGCACCGCGTGCCCAGGCTCGCGCCTCACTCGCGGTCGCCACGAAGTGACCTTTCAGCCGGCGTGCGTGACGGCATTCGCCAGGCCGGGCTCCATGGCCTAGCCTGTGGCACATTCGATGGCTGCAGCACGTTCCTGTCCGCCCGCCCGGCGATCTATATCAAAAAGCCTACGATAGGTATTACAGTAGCAGACAGAAAACCCGTGAGCGGGGCAGATATCAGTGGAGGTACCCGGGAGTGGCAAAGCAGGCGACTGCGGAGAAGCGGCAGCGGCGCGAACGCGGCTCCATCAATCCCGATGACATCATCAGCGGCGCTTTCGAACTGGCAGAACAGGTTTCGATCGACAACCTGAGCATGCCACTGCTCGGCAAACACCTCGGCGTCGGAGTAACCAGTATCTACTGGTACTTCCGCAAAAAGGACGATCTGCTCAACGCGATGACCGACCGCGCCCTGAGCAAGTATGTGTTCGCCACCCCATACGTCGAAGCCAAAGACTGGCGCGAGACACTGCGCAACCATGCCCGGCTGATGCGGAAGACGTTCATGGGCAACCCCATTCTCTGCGACCTGATCCTGATCCGGGCGGCGCTGAGCCCGAAGGCAGCCCGCGTCGGAGCCCAGGAGATGGAGAAGGCGATCGCCAATCTGGTCGAGGCGGGACTGTCGCCCGAGGATGCGTTCGACACGTATTCCGCAATCTCGCTGCACGTCCGCGGATCCGTGGTGCTGCATAGGCTGCACGAGAAGAACCAGTCATCGGAGGACGGGACGCGCTCCATCGAAGAAGCGGTGGCCGTCGACCCGCAGACCACGCCCCTGATCGCTCAGGTCACCGGCAAGGGCCACCGGATCGCCGCTCCCGACGAAACGAACTTCGAGTACGGCCTCGAGTGCATTCTCGACCACGCGGGTCAATTGATCGAGGCGGGCAAGACGTCGTCGAAGGCCGCCAAGTCCGCACCGCGTCGCGCCAGGGCCACGACTACTCGCTGAACGGTTCTCACGCTTCGGGTTCCGGAACGTGAAAGTGTTCGTCGCGCAACCGGAACGCCTCCTTGGTGCCGTGCTGCGCCCGCGTCTTGACGAAGTTGAACTCGCCCGGTGCGAACTGCAGGTTGGTGCCGAACGCGTGGAACAGGTAACTCGCGACTTCCTCGCCCTGGTAAACCTGGCTCTGTTCCACCAGCCGGAACGCTTCCTTGGCGATGACGACGCCGTCGGCCGGCATCTTGGCCGCCTTCTCCGCCCAGTACCGGGCACGGGCCGTCACCGACGCGGAATCGCATGTCTCCGTGAAGATTCCGAGATGCGCGAGGTCACCGGCCTCGATCACATCACCGGTCAGCAGCAGGCGCCGGGCGAGTACCGGTCCCAACCGGTGGAAGAACATGTGCAGACTGCCCAGCGCGGGCCCGAGGAAACGGGTGGCCGGCATGCCGATCTTGGTGTCGCCGGCGATCACCGAGATGTCGGTCATCAGCGCCATCTCGAATCCCCCGCCGAGGGCGTAGCCGGCGATCTCTCCCACGGTGACCTTGGGGAAGCCCATGAGGTTGTGATAGAAGCCAAATGACTTGCGGTCCACGGTGAGTCGACGACGCTGGCTGGGCTTCTTCGGTGCCGCCGCGTCCCCGCCGGCGGCCTCGCCGTACCAGCCGTAGGCGTTGTTCATATCCGCCCCGGTGCTGAAGGTGCCATCCGCGCCGCGCAACAACACCACGGTGAGGTCGTCGTCTTCGGCGACCTGATCCAGACAGCGTGCCATGGCGTCGCGCATGGCCGGGTCATATGTGTTGTGCCGCCCGGGGTTGTTCAGGGTGATCGTGGCGATGCGCTGGTCGTGGTCGACGTCGAACAGGACCCGGTCGTCAGCAGTGTCCGCGGCCGTCATGAGTCGGGCTCCTCTCGGCGTCTGCCGAATTGGGTGGTGGAAAGCTGATCCGGTCGCGAGGCCACGGTGTGCACCTCGCCGACGCACAACACCTCGTCGTCGAGCAGCAACCGGGCCGTCGAGGTGATGGCTCGCTCGGCCTGTGACCGCGTGATGTCGAACCGCAATTCGGTCAGCACCGGCGTCGGGCGCCGGAATGTGACGGTCAGCGACCGCGTCTTGCCGGAAAGCCCCGTGACACAGTTGTGGTGTTGCATGATGCAGTCGAAGAAGACACCGAGGAAGCCGCCGTGCACCAAACCGGGTGGCCCCTCGTAGGCCAGTGGGAACGCGACGGTCCCGGTGGCATGCCCGGCATCGAGGTGCTGAAACGAATATTCGGGAAAGCACGGGTTGTACGCACCGATGTCGGTCGCGTGGTCGAGGTAAACCCGGCGCTCGTCATCGGCCTG
This genomic stretch from Mycobacterium paragordonae harbors:
- a CDS encoding GlsB/YeaQ/YmgE family stress response membrane protein, whose amino-acid sequence is MLTLGVIGWIVIGGLAGWIGSKIMKTDGQMGLVLNIVVGVVGGLLGGFLLRGFGVNVAGGGLLFSFLTCLLGAVILLAIVKLVTGRRVSR
- a CDS encoding CsbD family protein; this encodes MANENSGPAEAIKGVVEDVKGKAKEVVGTVTGRNDLVDEGKAQQDKAEAQRDAAKYEAQAEAARGEAKVQEARQEAHQ
- a CDS encoding dihydrodipicolinate synthase family protein, with amino-acid sequence MATASEARAWARGALRGIGDSLYTPFCGTDGDDIDWDAYRTLVRYCAGDLGHPMLWCTSGLAEFWALTIDERMRLLEVAIEEGRRANPDVVIQACTAAMSAKDCLELTLHAQQAGADIAYIQTPMMEAHGGEGVLRFFSYIAARTDIALGMFNSPSSGYVLTAAESARIYNEVPAVCATKEGAFRPESSRRLHELAPGLVLWECDRTVYRAGWLRAGIVCPAQLGTAGYLFETPQRRLFSEYWDLVMADKLLEAMDYGRESGLDQFDLDLGSWWTCYPGRPDYFTHWGGAFKYAASLLGLPIGSYPHSRPPQAQLPAEAKSRIEAAYRRLGLLE
- a CDS encoding TetR/AcrR family transcriptional regulator, with amino-acid sequence MAKQATAEKRQRRERGSINPDDIISGAFELAEQVSIDNLSMPLLGKHLGVGVTSIYWYFRKKDDLLNAMTDRALSKYVFATPYVEAKDWRETLRNHARLMRKTFMGNPILCDLILIRAALSPKAARVGAQEMEKAIANLVEAGLSPEDAFDTYSAISLHVRGSVVLHRLHEKNQSSEDGTRSIEEAVAVDPQTTPLIAQVTGKGHRIAAPDETNFEYGLECILDHAGQLIEAGKTSSKAAKSAPRRARATTTR
- a CDS encoding enoyl-CoA hydratase/isomerase family protein produces the protein MTAADTADDRVLFDVDHDQRIATITLNNPGRHNTYDPAMRDAMARCLDQVAEDDDLTVVLLRGADGTFSTGADMNNAYGWYGEAAGGDAAAPKKPSQRRRLTVDRKSFGFYHNLMGFPKVTVGEIAGYALGGGFEMALMTDISVIAGDTKIGMPATRFLGPALGSLHMFFHRLGPVLARRLLLTGDVIEAGDLAHLGIFTETCDSASVTARARYWAEKAAKMPADGVVIAKEAFRLVEQSQVYQGEEVASYLFHAFGTNLQFAPGEFNFVKTRAQHGTKEAFRLRDEHFHVPEPEA